The bacterium genome has a segment encoding these proteins:
- a CDS encoding DNA methyltransferase gives MTAASIKPAPDCSVGFATPEARWARLGPYYAMFPFRFAQDAIGRFTHPGDLVLDPFCGRGTVPYAAMVAGRDALACEINPVAWVYAATKTAPAPDPETVKQRIRGISESASLEDSEPTSEFQALAFCPTVLRFLRAARRELQWRHDTTDRTVAALILHYLHSKIPQGLSNQMRHCRAMSPGYCVRWWKDNGYETPPEVEPVSFLNARVDWRYRKGIPERSHSPGVTVSLGDSATDMAPAAKPARLIVTSPPYSAVTDYRADSWLRLWAIGEGPALPKWDTKQKYVDIVAYRTMLRRVFSATAQRAHPDAAWLVRCDARERTFNVVLPILAEIASGRDVDVTPAPFRRPTQTSLYGDRAAKPGEMDLLVLPRTTTGRAVAAWPAA, from the coding sequence ATGACAGCCGCCTCAATAAAGCCAGCACCCGACTGCAGCGTAGGGTTCGCCACTCCCGAGGCCCGATGGGCTCGTCTGGGTCCCTACTACGCCATGTTCCCCTTCAGATTCGCCCAGGACGCCATAGGCCGCTTCACCCACCCCGGAGACCTGGTCTTAGACCCCTTCTGCGGCCGAGGAACCGTCCCCTACGCCGCCATGGTCGCTGGCAGGGATGCCCTCGCGTGCGAGATCAACCCGGTCGCCTGGGTGTACGCCGCGACCAAAACAGCCCCCGCCCCCGACCCGGAGACAGTGAAACAGCGCATCCGAGGCATCTCCGAGTCCGCCTCGCTGGAGGACAGCGAGCCCACATCGGAGTTCCAGGCACTCGCGTTCTGCCCGACCGTTCTTCGGTTCCTACGCGCCGCTCGCCGCGAGCTGCAATGGCGACATGACACCACCGACAGAACAGTCGCCGCGTTGATCCTCCACTACCTGCACAGCAAGATCCCCCAGGGACTCTCGAACCAGATGCGACACTGCCGGGCCATGTCGCCGGGCTACTGCGTGCGCTGGTGGAAGGACAACGGCTACGAGACGCCGCCCGAAGTCGAGCCCGTCAGCTTCCTCAACGCCAGAGTCGACTGGCGCTACCGCAAAGGGATCCCCGAAAGGTCCCACAGCCCCGGCGTGACCGTGTCCCTCGGCGACTCCGCCACCGACATGGCACCTGCGGCCAAGCCCGCCCGGCTAATTGTGACATCACCCCCGTACAGCGCGGTCACCGACTACCGAGCCGACAGCTGGCTGAGGCTGTGGGCAATCGGAGAGGGCCCCGCACTGCCAAAGTGGGATACCAAGCAGAAGTACGTCGACATCGTCGCGTACCGGACAATGCTGCGCCGCGTGTTCTCAGCAACGGCACAGAGAGCCCACCCCGACGCCGCGTGGCTGGTGCGCTGCGACGCCCGCGAGCGAACGTTCAACGTGGTCCTCCCGATTCTCGCCGAGATCGCTAGCGGCCGAGACGTAGATGTGACCCCGGCCCCGTTCCGCCGACCCACCCA